The following coding sequences lie in one Pungitius pungitius chromosome 18, fPunPun2.1, whole genome shotgun sequence genomic window:
- the tjp2a gene encoding tight junction protein ZO-2a isoform X4, with translation MKFKKFITIMQAAIGIVPLNKRELLPPGRKLWRPIGDQPGSEQTSTDLLKSNRKFRWSREAQYLYLRRLSSRSYSAITMNPVMEETVWEQYTVTLQRDPKMGFGIAVSGGRDNPNDESGETSIVVSDVLQGGPADGFLFENDRVIQVNAVSMEGALHSAAVQTLRKCGKVAKITVKRPRKVPVNMLNRPPSPDDRVFSNDYNEDYNYEQDRRSVYSGRSALGRDHSPDRDRDRDRERGGAGYTDSGYQTRERDYERRERGRSVERDLSPDRQYRRDGSRGRTLDRERSPDRAYKGDPSPDRRYRSERALDRGHSSDRRYRSERALDREVSPDRRYRSERTLDRADSPDLRYGRDGHSPARGRDHSFERGRQRVHSDPRKYEEPVKRSGSRDRLERSPSPAAMPIPLARPTRDLQPLEKPMNVLLLKNRPNEEYGLRLGSQLFIKEMTSTGLACRDGNLQEGDIILKINGTATENLSLSDAGKLIEKSRGKLQLVVQRDKQQVMIRVPPMADSDSELDDISEIESYHSYSPQDERRGLPSDLSSHSSNERLREKPREDPPNRLAKMGAMPTPFRAPDRAVEDTPPLKAEREEPRSETPPAVMAAPRVHAAPKMTLKPSIEDQELFGPNTVMVRFQKGDSVGMRLAGGNDVGIFIAGVQEDSAAEQEGLRTGDQIMKVNNMDFRAMVREDAVLYLLEIPKGEDVTILAQSKPEVYKDILASGRGDSFFIRTHFEYEKEAPQSLPFTRGEIFKVTDTLYDGKLGNWLAIRSDKDNQLREKGIIPNKSRAEQMSNVQNAARVASGNDRGDFWRLRGQRAAKKKDLRKSREDLTAAPVTTKFSAYERVVLREAGFRRPVVIFGPISDAVNEKLGNDLPGEFVVAKTEPKDAGSEKSSGVVRLNTIRQIIEQDRHALLDVTPKAVDTLNYTQWYPIVLFLNPDSKQGIKTMRNRLIPGSTRSARKLYEQALKLRKTCSHLFTATIDLNSANDAWYGSVKDSIREQQERAVWVSEGKLDGSEEDLDLHEDGMSYLSAMSADYLSMDSRLTSDYEDTADEGGAYTDNELDETLDEPQPVSAISRSSEPVLSDEKPHPEPRARMKKSGSRERLDREPSPPIPPFVPEPPKVRAQTRTDSSRSYDSRSSSTISSDVVGVNKPLPPPVALKPTAHRPSHASEERSPGDEDPANKSFLGKKMGDQIKAFEKMDHLARAQRILELQEAENARLELAQKHPDIYAVPVKQPKPNLHRPQPIG, from the exons AACCCGGTCATGGAGGAGACCGTGTGGGAGCAGTACACCGTGACTCTGCAGAGG GATCCAAAGATGGGCTTTGGCATCGCGGTGTCAGGGGGGCGAGACAACCCAAATGATGAAAGTGGAGAGACCTCCATCGTTGTGTCAGACGTCCTGCAGGGAGGACCGGCGGACGGCTTTTTGTT TGAGAACGACCGAGTGATACAGGTGAACGCCGTCTCCATGGAGGGGGCCCTCCACTCCGCCGCCGTGCAGACCCTCAGGAAGTGTGGCAAAGTGGCAAAAATC ACCGTCAAGAGGCCGAGGAAGGTTCCAGTAAACATGCTGAACCGTCCCCCGTCACCCGATGACCGAGTCTTCAGCAACGACTACAACGAAGATTACAACTACGAGCAGGACCGCCGCAGCGTCTACAGCGGGCGCAGCGCGCTCGGCCGGGACCACAGCCCGGACCGGGACCGGGACCGGGACCGGGAGCGAGGCGGGGCGGGCTACACGGACTCCGGCTACCAGACGCGCGAGCGGGACTACGAGCGGCGGGAGCGCGGCCGGAGCGTGGAGCGGGACCTGAGTCCCGACCGTCAGTACAGGCGAGACGGCAGCAGAGGTCGCACGCTGGACCGAGAGCGCAGCCCCGACCGGGCCTACAAGGGCGACCCCAGCCCCGACCGCCGCTACCGCAGCGAGCGCGCGCTGGACCGAGGCCACAGCTCCGACCGCCGCTACCGCAGCGAGCGAGCCCTCGACCGCGAGGTCAGCCCGGACAGGCGCTACCGCAGCGAGCGAACGCTGGACCGGGCCGACAGCCCCGACCTGCGCTACGGGCGGGACGGCCACAGCCCGGCGCGAGGCCGCGACCACAGCTTCGAGCGGGGGCGCCAACGCGTGCACAGCGACCCGAGGAAGTACGAGGAGCCGGTGAAGAGGAGCGGCAGCAGGGACCGGCTGGAGCGCTCGCCGTCGCCCGCGGCCATGCCCATCCCACTGGCGCGCCCCACCCGGGACTTGCAGCCTCTGGAGAAACCCatgaatgtgctgctgctgaagaaccGGCCCAACGAAG AGTATGGCCTTCGTCTTGGCAGTCAGCTCTTCATCAAAGAGATGACGAGCACAGGACTGGCCTGCAGAGATGGGAACCTGCAGGAAGGGGACATTATACTAAAG ATTAACGGCACAGCGACCGAAAACCTGTCACTCAGCGACGCAGGGAAGCTCATCGAGAAGTCCCGCGGGAAGCTGCAGCTGGTGGTGCAGAGAGACAAGCAGCAAGTGATGATCCGAGTCCCTCCGATGGCCGACAGCGACTCGGAGCTCGATG aTATCTCTGAGATCGAGTCGTACCACTCCTACTCTCCACAGGATGAGAGGCGGGGCCTCCCCTCAGACCTCTCCTCACACTCCTCCAATGAGAGGCTCAGGGAGAAACCTAG AGAGGACCCACCCAACAGGCTGGCAAAAATGGGTGCCATGCCAACGCCATTCAGAGCTCCAGACAGGGCTGTAGAAGACACGCCCCCTTtgaaggcagagagggaggagccaCGATCGGAAACTCCCCCAG CCGTCATGGCTGCCCCGAGGGTTCACGCTGCTCCTAAGATGACACTGAAGCCAAGCATAGAGGACCAGGAACTTTTTGG GCCGAACACGGTGATGGTGCGTTTCCAGAAAGGGGACAGCGTGGGCATGAGGCTGGCAGGGGGCAACGATGTAGGCATCTTCATCGCTGGCGTTCAGGAGGACAGCGCAGCTGAGCAGGAGGGACTCCGCACGGGAGATCAGATCATGAAG GTTAACAACATGGACTTCCGAGCCATGGTGCGAGAGGATGCCGTCCTCTACCTCCTGGAGATTCCCAAAGGAGAAGATGTAACCATTCTGGCTCAAAGCAAACCTGAAG TGTACAAAGACATTTTAGCATCGGGCAGAGGGGATTCCTTCTTCATCAGGACCCACTTTGAGTACGAGAAGGAGGCCCCTCAGAGCCTTCCTTTCACCAGAGGAGAGATCTTCAAAGTGACGGACACTCTTTACGATGGCAAGCTCGGCAACTGGCTGGCGATCCGCTCCGACAAAGACAACCAGTTGCGGGAGAAAGGAATCATCCCCAACAAGAGCAG AGCAGAGCAAATGTCCAACGTCCAGAATGCCGCTCGAGTGGCATCGGGCAACGACAGAGGAGACTTCTGGAGgctcagaggtcaaagggcgGCCAAGAAGAAAGACTTGCGCAAGAGCCGTGAGGATCTGACTGCAGCTCCAGTTACCACTAAGTTCTCTGCATATGAGCGGGTGGTCCTACGCGAAG CTGGTTTCAGGAGGCCCGTGGTCATATTCGGGCCCATTTCTGACGCAGTGAATGAAAAATTGGGCAACGATCTGCCGGGCGAGTTTGTCGTCGCTA AAACGGAGCCCAAAGATGCAGGAAGTGAGAAGTCCTCCGGGGTGGTGAGGCTAAACACCATCAGACAAATCATTGAGCAG GACCGTCATGCTCTGCTGGATGTGACTCCCAAAGCTGTGGACACTCTGAACTACACCCAGTGGTACCCCATCGTCCTCTTCCTGAACCCAGACAGCAAGCAAGGCATCAAAACCATGAGGAACCGCCTCATACCTGGATCCACCCGCAGCGCGCGCAAACTGTACGAGCAGGCCCTCAAGCTGAGGAAGACCTGCTCACACCTTTTCACAG CCACCATTGACCTGAACTCGGCCAACGACGCGTGGTACGGCAGCGTGAAGGACTCCATCcgggagcagcaggagagagcTGTGTGGGTGTCTGAGGGCAAG CTGGACGGTTCAGAGGAGGACCTGGATCTCCACGAAGACGGCATGTCCTACCTGTCGGCAATGAGCGCGGACTACCTGAGCATGGACAGCCGCCTCACCAGCGACTACGAAGACACGGCGGACGAAGGCGGGGCCTACACCGACAACGAGTTGGACGAGACGTTGGACGAGCCCCAGCCGGTGTCCGCCATCAGCCGATCATCGGAGCCCGTGCTGTCGGATGAG AAACCTCATCCTGAACCCCGGGCTCGAATGAAGAAGTCGGGGAGCAGAGAGAGGCTGGACAGAGAGCCCAGCCCTCCCATCCCCCCCTTTGTCCCTGAACCTCCCAAg GTGCGGGCTCAGACTCGGACTGACTCATCGCGGAGCTATGACTCGCGCTccagcagcaccatcagcagCGATGTAGTGGGCGTAAACAAGCCGCTTCCCCCTCCGGTGGCCCTGAAGCCCACGGCGCACCGTCCAAGCCACGCGTCGGAGGAGCGGAGTCCGGGCGACGAGGACCCCGCCAACAAATCCTTCCTCGGCAAG AAAATGGGTGATCAG ATTAAAGCTTTTGAGAAAATGGACCATCTGGCCCGAGCTCAGAGGATCCTGGAGCTGCAAGAGGCAGAAAATGCCAGA TTGGAACTTGCCCAGAAGCATCCTGACATCTATGCTGTCCCAGTGAAACAACCAAAACCCAACCTCCACCGGCCTCAGCCAATCGGGTGA
- the tjp2a gene encoding tight junction protein ZO-2a isoform X2: MKFKKFITIMQAAIGIVPLNKRELLPPGRKLWRPIGDQPGSEQTSTDLLKSNRKFRWSREAQYLYLRRLSSRSYSAITMNPVMEETVWEQYTVTLQRDPKMGFGIAVSGGRDNPNDESGETSIVVSDVLQGGPADGFLFENDRVIQVNAVSMEGALHSAAVQTLRKCGKVAKITVKRPRKVPVNMLNRPPSPDDRVFSNDYNEDYNYEQDRRSVYSGRSALGRDHSPDRDRDRDRERGGAGYTDSGYQTRERDYERRERGRSVERDLSPDRQYRRDGSRGRTLDRERSPDRAYKGDPSPDRRYRSERALDRGHSSDRRYRSERALDREVSPDRRYRSERTLDRADSPDLRYGRDGHSPARGRDHSFERGRQRVHSDPRKYEEPVKRSGSRDRLERSPSPAAMPIPLARPTRDLQPLEKPMNVLLLKNRPNEEYGLRLGSQLFIKEMTSTGLACRDGNLQEGDIILKINGTATENLSLSDAGKLIEKSRGKLQLVVQRDKQQVMIRVPPMADSDSELDDISEIESYHSYSPQDERRGLPSDLSSHSSNERLREKPREDPPNRLAKMGAMPTPFRAPDRAVEDTPPLKAEREEPRSETPPAVMAAPRVHAAPKMTLKPSIEDQELFGPNTVMVRFQKGDSVGMRLAGGNDVGIFIAGVQEDSAAEQEGLRTGDQIMKVNNMDFRAMVREDAVLYLLEIPKGEDVTILAQSKPEVYKDILASGRGDSFFIRTHFEYEKEAPQSLPFTRGEIFKVTDTLYDGKLGNWLAIRSDKDNQLREKGIIPNKSRAEQMSNVQNAARVASGNDRGDFWRLRGQRAAKKKDLRKSREDLTAAPVTTKFSAYERVVLREAGFRRPVVIFGPISDAVNEKLGNDLPGEFVVAKTEPKDAGSEKSSGVVRLNTIRQIIEQDRHALLDVTPKAVDTLNYTQWYPIVLFLNPDSKQGIKTMRNRLIPGSTRSARKLYEQALKLRKTCSHLFTATIDLNSANDAWYGSVKDSIREQQERAVWVSEGKLDGSEEDLDLHEDGMSYLSAMSADYLSMDSRLTSDYEDTADEGGAYTDNELDETLDEPQPVSAISRSSEPVLSDEKPHPEPRARMKKSGSRERLDREPSPPIPPFVPEPPKVRAQTRTDSSRSYDSRSSSTISSDVVGVNKPLPPPVALKPTAHRPSHASEERSPGDEDPANKSFLGKIKAFEKMDHLARAQRILELQEAENARLELAQKHPDIYAVPVKQPKPNLHRPQPIGSSSNPEQPLRPPYSEARGYEEDEAEYRRQLADQTKRGYYNPQRYNDTEL; this comes from the exons AACCCGGTCATGGAGGAGACCGTGTGGGAGCAGTACACCGTGACTCTGCAGAGG GATCCAAAGATGGGCTTTGGCATCGCGGTGTCAGGGGGGCGAGACAACCCAAATGATGAAAGTGGAGAGACCTCCATCGTTGTGTCAGACGTCCTGCAGGGAGGACCGGCGGACGGCTTTTTGTT TGAGAACGACCGAGTGATACAGGTGAACGCCGTCTCCATGGAGGGGGCCCTCCACTCCGCCGCCGTGCAGACCCTCAGGAAGTGTGGCAAAGTGGCAAAAATC ACCGTCAAGAGGCCGAGGAAGGTTCCAGTAAACATGCTGAACCGTCCCCCGTCACCCGATGACCGAGTCTTCAGCAACGACTACAACGAAGATTACAACTACGAGCAGGACCGCCGCAGCGTCTACAGCGGGCGCAGCGCGCTCGGCCGGGACCACAGCCCGGACCGGGACCGGGACCGGGACCGGGAGCGAGGCGGGGCGGGCTACACGGACTCCGGCTACCAGACGCGCGAGCGGGACTACGAGCGGCGGGAGCGCGGCCGGAGCGTGGAGCGGGACCTGAGTCCCGACCGTCAGTACAGGCGAGACGGCAGCAGAGGTCGCACGCTGGACCGAGAGCGCAGCCCCGACCGGGCCTACAAGGGCGACCCCAGCCCCGACCGCCGCTACCGCAGCGAGCGCGCGCTGGACCGAGGCCACAGCTCCGACCGCCGCTACCGCAGCGAGCGAGCCCTCGACCGCGAGGTCAGCCCGGACAGGCGCTACCGCAGCGAGCGAACGCTGGACCGGGCCGACAGCCCCGACCTGCGCTACGGGCGGGACGGCCACAGCCCGGCGCGAGGCCGCGACCACAGCTTCGAGCGGGGGCGCCAACGCGTGCACAGCGACCCGAGGAAGTACGAGGAGCCGGTGAAGAGGAGCGGCAGCAGGGACCGGCTGGAGCGCTCGCCGTCGCCCGCGGCCATGCCCATCCCACTGGCGCGCCCCACCCGGGACTTGCAGCCTCTGGAGAAACCCatgaatgtgctgctgctgaagaaccGGCCCAACGAAG AGTATGGCCTTCGTCTTGGCAGTCAGCTCTTCATCAAAGAGATGACGAGCACAGGACTGGCCTGCAGAGATGGGAACCTGCAGGAAGGGGACATTATACTAAAG ATTAACGGCACAGCGACCGAAAACCTGTCACTCAGCGACGCAGGGAAGCTCATCGAGAAGTCCCGCGGGAAGCTGCAGCTGGTGGTGCAGAGAGACAAGCAGCAAGTGATGATCCGAGTCCCTCCGATGGCCGACAGCGACTCGGAGCTCGATG aTATCTCTGAGATCGAGTCGTACCACTCCTACTCTCCACAGGATGAGAGGCGGGGCCTCCCCTCAGACCTCTCCTCACACTCCTCCAATGAGAGGCTCAGGGAGAAACCTAG AGAGGACCCACCCAACAGGCTGGCAAAAATGGGTGCCATGCCAACGCCATTCAGAGCTCCAGACAGGGCTGTAGAAGACACGCCCCCTTtgaaggcagagagggaggagccaCGATCGGAAACTCCCCCAG CCGTCATGGCTGCCCCGAGGGTTCACGCTGCTCCTAAGATGACACTGAAGCCAAGCATAGAGGACCAGGAACTTTTTGG GCCGAACACGGTGATGGTGCGTTTCCAGAAAGGGGACAGCGTGGGCATGAGGCTGGCAGGGGGCAACGATGTAGGCATCTTCATCGCTGGCGTTCAGGAGGACAGCGCAGCTGAGCAGGAGGGACTCCGCACGGGAGATCAGATCATGAAG GTTAACAACATGGACTTCCGAGCCATGGTGCGAGAGGATGCCGTCCTCTACCTCCTGGAGATTCCCAAAGGAGAAGATGTAACCATTCTGGCTCAAAGCAAACCTGAAG TGTACAAAGACATTTTAGCATCGGGCAGAGGGGATTCCTTCTTCATCAGGACCCACTTTGAGTACGAGAAGGAGGCCCCTCAGAGCCTTCCTTTCACCAGAGGAGAGATCTTCAAAGTGACGGACACTCTTTACGATGGCAAGCTCGGCAACTGGCTGGCGATCCGCTCCGACAAAGACAACCAGTTGCGGGAGAAAGGAATCATCCCCAACAAGAGCAG AGCAGAGCAAATGTCCAACGTCCAGAATGCCGCTCGAGTGGCATCGGGCAACGACAGAGGAGACTTCTGGAGgctcagaggtcaaagggcgGCCAAGAAGAAAGACTTGCGCAAGAGCCGTGAGGATCTGACTGCAGCTCCAGTTACCACTAAGTTCTCTGCATATGAGCGGGTGGTCCTACGCGAAG CTGGTTTCAGGAGGCCCGTGGTCATATTCGGGCCCATTTCTGACGCAGTGAATGAAAAATTGGGCAACGATCTGCCGGGCGAGTTTGTCGTCGCTA AAACGGAGCCCAAAGATGCAGGAAGTGAGAAGTCCTCCGGGGTGGTGAGGCTAAACACCATCAGACAAATCATTGAGCAG GACCGTCATGCTCTGCTGGATGTGACTCCCAAAGCTGTGGACACTCTGAACTACACCCAGTGGTACCCCATCGTCCTCTTCCTGAACCCAGACAGCAAGCAAGGCATCAAAACCATGAGGAACCGCCTCATACCTGGATCCACCCGCAGCGCGCGCAAACTGTACGAGCAGGCCCTCAAGCTGAGGAAGACCTGCTCACACCTTTTCACAG CCACCATTGACCTGAACTCGGCCAACGACGCGTGGTACGGCAGCGTGAAGGACTCCATCcgggagcagcaggagagagcTGTGTGGGTGTCTGAGGGCAAG CTGGACGGTTCAGAGGAGGACCTGGATCTCCACGAAGACGGCATGTCCTACCTGTCGGCAATGAGCGCGGACTACCTGAGCATGGACAGCCGCCTCACCAGCGACTACGAAGACACGGCGGACGAAGGCGGGGCCTACACCGACAACGAGTTGGACGAGACGTTGGACGAGCCCCAGCCGGTGTCCGCCATCAGCCGATCATCGGAGCCCGTGCTGTCGGATGAG AAACCTCATCCTGAACCCCGGGCTCGAATGAAGAAGTCGGGGAGCAGAGAGAGGCTGGACAGAGAGCCCAGCCCTCCCATCCCCCCCTTTGTCCCTGAACCTCCCAAg GTGCGGGCTCAGACTCGGACTGACTCATCGCGGAGCTATGACTCGCGCTccagcagcaccatcagcagCGATGTAGTGGGCGTAAACAAGCCGCTTCCCCCTCCGGTGGCCCTGAAGCCCACGGCGCACCGTCCAAGCCACGCGTCGGAGGAGCGGAGTCCGGGCGACGAGGACCCCGCCAACAAATCCTTCCTCGGCAAG ATTAAAGCTTTTGAGAAAATGGACCATCTGGCCCGAGCTCAGAGGATCCTGGAGCTGCAAGAGGCAGAAAATGCCAGA TTGGAACTTGCCCAGAAGCATCCTGACATCTATGCTGTCCCAGTGAAACAACCAAAACCCAACCTCCACCGGCCTCAGCCAATCGG TTCAAGCTCCAACCCCGAGCAGCCGCTCAGGCCGCCGTACTCCGAGGCCAGAGGGTACGAGGAAGACGAGGCGGAGTACCGCCGACAGCTGGCCGATCAGACCAAGAGAGGATACTACAATCCTCAGAGATACAATGACACTGAGCTGTAG
- the tjp2a gene encoding tight junction protein ZO-2a isoform X3, with amino-acid sequence MKFKKFITIMQAAIGIVPLNKRELLPPGRKLWRPIGDQPGSEQTSTDLLKSNRKFRWSREAQYLYLRRLSSRSYSAITMNPVMEETVWEQYTVTLQRDPKMGFGIAVSGGRDNPNDESGETSIVVSDVLQGGPADGFLFENDRVIQVNAVSMEGALHSAAVQTLRKCGKVAKITVKRPRKVPVNMLNRPPSPDDRVFSNDYNEDYNYEQDRRSVYSGRSALGRDHSPDRDRDRDRERGGAGYTDSGYQTRERDYERRERGRSVERDLSPDRQYRRDGSRGRTLDRERSPDRAYKGDPSPDRRYRSERALDRGHSSDRRYRSERALDREVSPDRRYRSERTLDRADSPDLRYGRDGHSPARGRDHSFERGRQRVHSDPRKYEEPVKRSGSRDRLERSPSPAAMPIPLARPTRDLQPLEKPMNVLLLKNRPNEEYGLRLGSQLFIKEMTSTGLACRDGNLQEGDIILKINGTATENLSLSDAGKLIEKSRGKLQLVVQRDKQQVMIRVPPMADSDSELDDISEIESYHSYSPQDERRGLPSDLSSHSSNERLREKPREDPPNRLAKMGAMPTPFRAPDRAVEDTPPLKAEREEPRSETPPAVMAAPRVHAAPKMTLKPSIEDQELFGPNTVMVRFQKGDSVGMRLAGGNDVGIFIAGVQEDSAAEQEGLRTGDQIMKVNNMDFRAMVREDAVLYLLEIPKGEDVTILAQSKPEVYKDILASGRGDSFFIRTHFEYEKEAPQSLPFTRGEIFKVTDTLYDGKLGNWLAIRSDKDNQLREKGIIPNKSRAEQMSNVQNAARVASGNDRGDFWRLRGQRAAKKKDLRKSREDLTAAPVTTKFSAYERVVLREAGFRRPVVIFGPISDAVNEKLGNDLPGEFVVAKTEPKDAGSEKSSGVVRLNTIRQIIEQDRHALLDVTPKAVDTLNYTQWYPIVLFLNPDSKQGIKTMRNRLIPGSTRSARKLYEQALKLRKTCSHLFTATIDLNSANDAWYGSVKDSIREQQERAVWVSEGKLDGSEEDLDLHEDGMSYLSAMSADYLSMDSRLTSDYEDTADEGGAYTDNELDETLDEPQPVSAISRSSEPVLSDEKPHPEPRARMKKSGSRERLDREPSPPIPPFVPEPPKVRAQTRTDSSRSYDSRSSSTISSDVVGVNKPLPPPVALKPTAHRPSHASEERSPGDEDPANKSFLGKKMGDQIKAFEKMDHLARAQRILELQEAENARLELAQKHPDIYAVPVKQPKPNLHRPQPIGKR; translated from the exons AACCCGGTCATGGAGGAGACCGTGTGGGAGCAGTACACCGTGACTCTGCAGAGG GATCCAAAGATGGGCTTTGGCATCGCGGTGTCAGGGGGGCGAGACAACCCAAATGATGAAAGTGGAGAGACCTCCATCGTTGTGTCAGACGTCCTGCAGGGAGGACCGGCGGACGGCTTTTTGTT TGAGAACGACCGAGTGATACAGGTGAACGCCGTCTCCATGGAGGGGGCCCTCCACTCCGCCGCCGTGCAGACCCTCAGGAAGTGTGGCAAAGTGGCAAAAATC ACCGTCAAGAGGCCGAGGAAGGTTCCAGTAAACATGCTGAACCGTCCCCCGTCACCCGATGACCGAGTCTTCAGCAACGACTACAACGAAGATTACAACTACGAGCAGGACCGCCGCAGCGTCTACAGCGGGCGCAGCGCGCTCGGCCGGGACCACAGCCCGGACCGGGACCGGGACCGGGACCGGGAGCGAGGCGGGGCGGGCTACACGGACTCCGGCTACCAGACGCGCGAGCGGGACTACGAGCGGCGGGAGCGCGGCCGGAGCGTGGAGCGGGACCTGAGTCCCGACCGTCAGTACAGGCGAGACGGCAGCAGAGGTCGCACGCTGGACCGAGAGCGCAGCCCCGACCGGGCCTACAAGGGCGACCCCAGCCCCGACCGCCGCTACCGCAGCGAGCGCGCGCTGGACCGAGGCCACAGCTCCGACCGCCGCTACCGCAGCGAGCGAGCCCTCGACCGCGAGGTCAGCCCGGACAGGCGCTACCGCAGCGAGCGAACGCTGGACCGGGCCGACAGCCCCGACCTGCGCTACGGGCGGGACGGCCACAGCCCGGCGCGAGGCCGCGACCACAGCTTCGAGCGGGGGCGCCAACGCGTGCACAGCGACCCGAGGAAGTACGAGGAGCCGGTGAAGAGGAGCGGCAGCAGGGACCGGCTGGAGCGCTCGCCGTCGCCCGCGGCCATGCCCATCCCACTGGCGCGCCCCACCCGGGACTTGCAGCCTCTGGAGAAACCCatgaatgtgctgctgctgaagaaccGGCCCAACGAAG AGTATGGCCTTCGTCTTGGCAGTCAGCTCTTCATCAAAGAGATGACGAGCACAGGACTGGCCTGCAGAGATGGGAACCTGCAGGAAGGGGACATTATACTAAAG ATTAACGGCACAGCGACCGAAAACCTGTCACTCAGCGACGCAGGGAAGCTCATCGAGAAGTCCCGCGGGAAGCTGCAGCTGGTGGTGCAGAGAGACAAGCAGCAAGTGATGATCCGAGTCCCTCCGATGGCCGACAGCGACTCGGAGCTCGATG aTATCTCTGAGATCGAGTCGTACCACTCCTACTCTCCACAGGATGAGAGGCGGGGCCTCCCCTCAGACCTCTCCTCACACTCCTCCAATGAGAGGCTCAGGGAGAAACCTAG AGAGGACCCACCCAACAGGCTGGCAAAAATGGGTGCCATGCCAACGCCATTCAGAGCTCCAGACAGGGCTGTAGAAGACACGCCCCCTTtgaaggcagagagggaggagccaCGATCGGAAACTCCCCCAG CCGTCATGGCTGCCCCGAGGGTTCACGCTGCTCCTAAGATGACACTGAAGCCAAGCATAGAGGACCAGGAACTTTTTGG GCCGAACACGGTGATGGTGCGTTTCCAGAAAGGGGACAGCGTGGGCATGAGGCTGGCAGGGGGCAACGATGTAGGCATCTTCATCGCTGGCGTTCAGGAGGACAGCGCAGCTGAGCAGGAGGGACTCCGCACGGGAGATCAGATCATGAAG GTTAACAACATGGACTTCCGAGCCATGGTGCGAGAGGATGCCGTCCTCTACCTCCTGGAGATTCCCAAAGGAGAAGATGTAACCATTCTGGCTCAAAGCAAACCTGAAG TGTACAAAGACATTTTAGCATCGGGCAGAGGGGATTCCTTCTTCATCAGGACCCACTTTGAGTACGAGAAGGAGGCCCCTCAGAGCCTTCCTTTCACCAGAGGAGAGATCTTCAAAGTGACGGACACTCTTTACGATGGCAAGCTCGGCAACTGGCTGGCGATCCGCTCCGACAAAGACAACCAGTTGCGGGAGAAAGGAATCATCCCCAACAAGAGCAG AGCAGAGCAAATGTCCAACGTCCAGAATGCCGCTCGAGTGGCATCGGGCAACGACAGAGGAGACTTCTGGAGgctcagaggtcaaagggcgGCCAAGAAGAAAGACTTGCGCAAGAGCCGTGAGGATCTGACTGCAGCTCCAGTTACCACTAAGTTCTCTGCATATGAGCGGGTGGTCCTACGCGAAG CTGGTTTCAGGAGGCCCGTGGTCATATTCGGGCCCATTTCTGACGCAGTGAATGAAAAATTGGGCAACGATCTGCCGGGCGAGTTTGTCGTCGCTA AAACGGAGCCCAAAGATGCAGGAAGTGAGAAGTCCTCCGGGGTGGTGAGGCTAAACACCATCAGACAAATCATTGAGCAG GACCGTCATGCTCTGCTGGATGTGACTCCCAAAGCTGTGGACACTCTGAACTACACCCAGTGGTACCCCATCGTCCTCTTCCTGAACCCAGACAGCAAGCAAGGCATCAAAACCATGAGGAACCGCCTCATACCTGGATCCACCCGCAGCGCGCGCAAACTGTACGAGCAGGCCCTCAAGCTGAGGAAGACCTGCTCACACCTTTTCACAG CCACCATTGACCTGAACTCGGCCAACGACGCGTGGTACGGCAGCGTGAAGGACTCCATCcgggagcagcaggagagagcTGTGTGGGTGTCTGAGGGCAAG CTGGACGGTTCAGAGGAGGACCTGGATCTCCACGAAGACGGCATGTCCTACCTGTCGGCAATGAGCGCGGACTACCTGAGCATGGACAGCCGCCTCACCAGCGACTACGAAGACACGGCGGACGAAGGCGGGGCCTACACCGACAACGAGTTGGACGAGACGTTGGACGAGCCCCAGCCGGTGTCCGCCATCAGCCGATCATCGGAGCCCGTGCTGTCGGATGAG AAACCTCATCCTGAACCCCGGGCTCGAATGAAGAAGTCGGGGAGCAGAGAGAGGCTGGACAGAGAGCCCAGCCCTCCCATCCCCCCCTTTGTCCCTGAACCTCCCAAg GTGCGGGCTCAGACTCGGACTGACTCATCGCGGAGCTATGACTCGCGCTccagcagcaccatcagcagCGATGTAGTGGGCGTAAACAAGCCGCTTCCCCCTCCGGTGGCCCTGAAGCCCACGGCGCACCGTCCAAGCCACGCGTCGGAGGAGCGGAGTCCGGGCGACGAGGACCCCGCCAACAAATCCTTCCTCGGCAAG AAAATGGGTGATCAG ATTAAAGCTTTTGAGAAAATGGACCATCTGGCCCGAGCTCAGAGGATCCTGGAGCTGCAAGAGGCAGAAAATGCCAGA TTGGAACTTGCCCAGAAGCATCCTGACATCTATGCTGTCCCAGTGAAACAACCAAAACCCAACCTCCACCGGCCTCAGCCAATCGG GAAACGCTAA